The following proteins are encoded in a genomic region of Astatotilapia calliptera chromosome 22, fAstCal1.2, whole genome shotgun sequence:
- the LOC113014319 gene encoding dynein heavy chain 6, axonemal-like has translation MASDTVVARGLLNRIQESAGYLPVFINFSAQTSSARTQEVIESKLEKKRKNILGNKKLVVFVDDLNMPKLDSSGSQPPIELLRNDHYSSIMDLINWSLNAIDTLKSHYVFNLRDLSKCVQGILQCEPSQVRDKTQIFRLFCHECQRVFHDRLINTQDKTYFNTIICEMASKNSHSPASDFIF, from the exons atggcatcagat ACTGTGGTGGCCCGGGGCCTGCTTAACAGGATCCAGGAAAGTGCAGGATATCTTCCTGTCTTCATCAACTTCTCTGCTCAGACCTCCTCTGCCCGTACACAGGAGGTCATTGAGTCCaaactggagaaaaagagaaagaacatCTTAG GAAACAAGAAGTTGGTGGTCTTTGTGGATGACTTGAATATGCCTAAGCTGGACAGTTCTGGATCTCAGCCTCCTATAGAACTCCTGC gAAATGACCATTACAGCAgcattatggatttgatcaactggtctctgaatgctattgacaccct GAAGTCCCACTATGTTTTTAATCTCCGGGACCTCTCCAAGTGTGTCCAGG GCATACTGCAGTGTGAGCCAAGTCAAGTAAGAGACAAGACCCAGATCTTCCGCCTTTTCTGCCATGAATGCCAGCGCGTATTTCATGACCGACTCATCAACACCCAAGATAAGACCTACTTCAACACCATCATCTGTGAGATGGCCAGTAAGAACTCTCACAGTCCAGCCTCAGACTTTATTTTCTGA